In a single window of the Streptomyces sp. NBC_00285 genome:
- a CDS encoding molybdopterin-dependent oxidoreductase, which produces MRDHRLPTSPGFWRSPLRSPWFTSVLGIVLLGGITVLFATGLVSYAAYNPDLSPVNDKTPDKGLLGFYLFAWPTDPPWLYRLTQGVHVTLGIALIPVLLAKLWSVLPRLFTLPPVRSLAHALERISLLLLVGGALFEFTTGVLNVQLDYLFPGSFYPLHFYGAWVFFAAFVTHAVLRVPAAVRNLRHLHDEEGGLVSPNPAPPTVSRRGALAFVGGGSLLLLATTAGRSFDGPLRATALLAPHGGPEPGSGSGGFQINKTAASRGISMTETSDEAWRLVVEGQGRTVRLRRAELLQLPLYSAALPIACVEGWSTSDQWWRGVRLRDLAALVGFESGAAPDVMVESLQRHGSFRRAALRNNQVRDPRSLLALFVNGEPLTADHGYPARIIVPAAPGVLNTKWVARMTFGEL; this is translated from the coding sequence ATGCGCGACCATCGACTCCCCACCTCTCCCGGTTTCTGGCGCAGCCCGCTGCGCAGCCCCTGGTTCACCTCCGTGCTCGGTATCGTGCTGCTCGGCGGGATCACGGTGCTCTTCGCGACGGGCCTTGTGTCGTACGCCGCCTACAACCCGGACCTGTCGCCGGTGAATGACAAGACCCCGGACAAGGGCCTGCTCGGCTTCTACCTCTTCGCCTGGCCGACCGACCCGCCCTGGCTCTACCGGCTCACCCAGGGCGTCCACGTCACCCTGGGCATCGCGCTGATCCCCGTACTGCTGGCGAAGCTGTGGTCGGTCCTGCCGAGACTGTTCACCCTGCCGCCCGTGCGATCGCTCGCCCATGCGCTGGAGCGGATCTCGCTGCTTCTGCTGGTCGGGGGCGCGCTGTTCGAGTTCACCACGGGCGTGCTGAACGTCCAGCTCGACTACCTCTTCCCCGGCTCCTTCTATCCGCTGCACTTCTACGGCGCCTGGGTGTTCTTCGCGGCGTTCGTGACTCACGCGGTGCTGCGGGTGCCGGCCGCGGTACGCAATCTGCGCCACCTGCACGACGAGGAGGGCGGGCTGGTGTCCCCGAACCCCGCCCCGCCCACCGTCTCGCGCCGCGGCGCCCTCGCCTTCGTCGGCGGCGGCTCCCTGCTCCTGCTGGCCACGACGGCGGGCCGGAGCTTCGACGGACCGCTGCGGGCAACGGCTCTGCTCGCGCCGCACGGCGGCCCCGAACCGGGTTCGGGATCCGGTGGCTTCCAGATCAACAAGACGGCCGCGTCGCGCGGGATCAGCATGACGGAGACGAGTGACGAGGCGTGGCGGCTGGTCGTCGAGGGGCAGGGACGGACGGTCCGGCTGAGGCGGGCAGAGCTGCTGCAACTCCCCCTGTACAGCGCGGCGCTGCCCATCGCGTGCGTGGAAGGCTGGTCAACCTCCGACCAGTGGTGGCGGGGCGTACGCCTGCGGGATCTGGCGGCGCTCGTCGGGTTCGAGAGCGGCGCGGCGCCCGATGTCATGGTGGAGTCGCTCCAGCGGCACGGGTCGTTCCGCCGGGCCGCCCTGCGCAACAACCAGGTGCGCGACCCGCGTTCCCTGCTCGCCCTGTTCGTCAACGGCGAGCCCCTCACCGCGGACCACGGCTACCCGGCGCGGATCATCGTCCCCGCGGCGCCCGGCGTGCTCAACACCAAGTGGGTGGCACGGATGACCTTCGGAGAGCTGTGA